From Pseudomonas putida, one genomic window encodes:
- a CDS encoding LysR family transcriptional regulator, which produces MSRRPDPLAQVSDFDIRLLKIYRSVVECGGFSAAENVLGIGRSAISQQMNDLEQRLGLRLCQRGRAGFSLTEEGREVYHSALQLLSALETFRTEVNGLHQHLRGELNIGLTDNLVTLPHMRITHALAELKDRGPEVRIQIRMIAPSQVEQGVLDGSLHVGVVPQTSPLSGLEYQPLYSERSLLYCAVGHPLFYADDQQIDEARLNSQEAIAPTFRLPAEIQALYQALNCTASASDREGMAFLILTGRYIGYLPDHYATFWVQQGRLRALKPSQRFYDLSLSWVTRKGRRPNLVLESFLESLAATR; this is translated from the coding sequence ATGAGCCGACGCCCCGACCCACTCGCTCAAGTCAGCGATTTCGACATCCGCCTGCTGAAGATCTACCGCAGCGTAGTAGAGTGCGGCGGCTTCTCGGCTGCCGAAAACGTGCTTGGCATTGGCCGCTCAGCCATCAGCCAGCAGATGAACGACCTCGAACAGCGTTTGGGCCTGCGCCTGTGCCAGCGTGGCCGCGCCGGCTTTTCGCTGACCGAGGAAGGCCGCGAGGTCTACCATTCGGCGCTGCAACTGCTCAGCGCCCTGGAAACCTTCCGCACCGAAGTCAACGGCCTGCACCAGCACCTGCGCGGAGAACTGAACATCGGCCTGACCGATAACCTGGTGACCCTGCCGCACATGCGCATCACCCATGCATTGGCCGAGCTCAAGGATCGCGGCCCCGAGGTACGCATCCAGATCCGCATGATCGCCCCAAGCCAGGTCGAGCAGGGTGTGCTCGATGGCAGCCTGCATGTCGGCGTGGTGCCGCAAACCAGCCCGCTATCGGGCCTTGAGTACCAGCCGCTGTACAGCGAACGCTCGCTGCTCTATTGCGCGGTCGGCCACCCGCTGTTCTATGCCGACGATCAGCAGATCGACGAAGCCCGCCTCAACAGCCAGGAGGCGATCGCTCCGACCTTCCGTTTGCCCGCCGAAATCCAGGCGCTTTATCAGGCCCTGAACTGCACCGCCAGCGCGTCGGACCGTGAGGGCATGGCATTTCTGATCCTTACCGGCCGCTACATCGGCTACCTGCCCGACCACTACGCCACGTTCTGGGTCCAGCAAGGCCGGCTGCGCGCCCTCAAGCCCTCACAGCGCTTCTATGACCTGAGCCTGAGCTGGGTAACCCGCAAAGGGCGACGGCCGAATCTTGTGCTGGAAAGCTTCCTCGAGAGCCTGGCTGCGACACGCTGA
- a CDS encoding IMPACT family protein, with protein sequence MPSTLLDLCEFREEIRKSRFITLAGPISSATEAMSFIERHSDLAATHNCWAWKLGGQYRSSDDGEPGGTAGRPILAAIEAQDCDQVVVLVIRWYGGIQLGTGGLARAYGGGANKCLQQAPKRLLVQRSEYSCSCSFSELALVKLRLAEVDGLVLEERFTANGVDLHIAVGEAHTGALQQQLADLSRGRILLEAR encoded by the coding sequence ATGCCTTCTACCCTGCTCGACCTCTGCGAGTTTCGCGAGGAAATCCGCAAGAGCCGCTTCATCACCCTCGCCGGCCCGATATCCAGCGCCACCGAGGCGATGAGTTTCATCGAACGCCACAGCGACTTGGCTGCCACCCACAACTGCTGGGCCTGGAAGCTGGGCGGGCAGTATCGCAGCAGCGATGATGGCGAACCTGGCGGCACGGCCGGCAGGCCAATCCTGGCTGCCATAGAAGCCCAGGACTGTGACCAGGTCGTGGTATTGGTGATCCGCTGGTACGGGGGCATCCAGCTAGGCACCGGCGGCCTGGCCCGGGCTTATGGTGGCGGTGCCAACAAATGCTTGCAGCAGGCGCCGAAAAGGCTGCTGGTGCAACGAAGCGAGTACAGCTGCAGCTGCAGCTTCAGCGAACTGGCCCTGGTCAAACTGCGCCTGGCCGAAGTCGACGGTCTCGTGCTGGAAGAGCGGTTCACCGCCAATGGGGTGGACCTGCACATTGCGGTCGGCGAAGCGCACACCGGTGCGCTGCAACAGCAACTGGCCGACCTCAGCCGCGGGCGCATCCTCTTGGAAGCCCGCTGA
- a CDS encoding TetR/AcrR family transcriptional regulator, protein MTLEVPAHRLSASGKPAGRIRQKNEQAIIQAAEDEFARHGFKGTSMNTIALKAGLPKANLHYYFTNKLGLYIAVLSNIIELWDSTFNALSIDDDPGVALSHYIRTKMEFSRRNPQASRIFAMEVISGGSCLTEYFSADYREWFRGRAAVFEAWIAAGKMDPVDPVHLIFLLWGSTQHYADFATQICQVTGRSRLTKQDMEDASNNLIHIILKGCGITPSA, encoded by the coding sequence ATGACCCTAGAAGTCCCTGCGCATCGCCTTTCCGCCTCGGGCAAGCCCGCCGGCCGCATCCGCCAGAAGAACGAACAGGCCATCATCCAGGCCGCCGAAGACGAATTCGCCCGCCATGGCTTCAAGGGCACAAGCATGAATACCATTGCGCTCAAAGCCGGCTTGCCCAAGGCCAATCTGCATTACTACTTCACCAACAAGCTCGGTCTGTACATTGCCGTGTTGAGCAACATCATCGAGCTCTGGGACAGCACCTTCAACGCCTTGAGCATCGATGACGATCCAGGCGTTGCGTTGAGCCATTACATCCGCACCAAGATGGAGTTCTCCCGGCGCAACCCGCAAGCTTCCCGGATATTCGCCATGGAGGTGATCAGCGGCGGCAGTTGTCTGACCGAGTACTTCAGCGCCGACTACCGCGAGTGGTTCCGTGGCCGGGCGGCGGTATTCGAGGCGTGGATCGCAGCAGGCAAGATGGACCCGGTAGACCCGGTTCATCTGATATTCCTGCTCTGGGGCAGCACCCAGCACTATGCCGACTTCGCCACCCAGATCTGCCAGGTTACCGGCCGCAGCCGCCTGACCAAGCAAGACATGGAAGATGCGAGCAACAACCTTATCCACATCATCCTCAAGGGGTGCGGCATCACGCCGAGTGCCTGA
- a CDS encoding multidrug effflux MFS transporter — MNLRMVLILGALSAFGPLAIDFYLPAFPAMAQAFATDEKHVQTTLAAYFLGLSLGQLAYGPVADRFGRRKPLLFGVTLFTLASLACAYAPNLDTLILARFVQALGGCAGMVLSRAIVSDKCDPVASAKVFSQLMLVMGLAPILAPMLGGVLVNLAGWQSIFLTLSLFSAACLLAVGLGLPESLPAHMPRQPLSGALRQYLRLLADRTFFGHALTGGIAIAGMFAYIAGSPFVFIKLYGVPAEHYGWLFGTNAAGFILVAQINARLLAKRGPAFLLVRAVWLYLAAGLALLGVAALRPAELWPLLVPLFICIASLGCIIPNASACAMSGQGARAGSASALMGCLQFSVAAGAAALVSLLHDGSAVPMALVISLCGALVVSVALLTRRLQATPAA, encoded by the coding sequence ATGAACCTGCGAATGGTGCTGATCCTGGGCGCACTCAGTGCGTTCGGGCCCCTTGCGATCGACTTTTACCTGCCCGCCTTCCCGGCCATGGCGCAGGCGTTCGCCACCGACGAAAAACACGTCCAGACCACGCTGGCCGCCTACTTCCTCGGCCTGTCGCTCGGGCAACTGGCGTATGGGCCGGTGGCCGATCGCTTTGGCCGGCGCAAGCCGCTGCTGTTTGGCGTCACGCTGTTTACCCTGGCGTCGTTGGCCTGCGCCTACGCGCCAAACCTGGACACGCTGATCTTGGCGCGCTTCGTCCAGGCGCTGGGCGGCTGCGCCGGAATGGTGTTGTCACGGGCCATCGTCAGTGACAAGTGCGACCCGGTGGCCTCGGCCAAAGTGTTCTCACAACTGATGCTGGTGATGGGGTTGGCGCCAATTCTTGCACCGATGCTCGGCGGCGTACTGGTGAACCTGGCGGGTTGGCAGTCGATTTTCCTGACATTGAGCCTGTTCAGTGCTGCTTGCTTGCTGGCGGTCGGCCTGGGGTTGCCAGAGAGCTTACCTGCGCACATGCCGCGCCAGCCGTTGTCGGGCGCTTTGCGTCAATACCTTCGGTTGCTGGCTGACCGCACGTTCTTTGGCCATGCATTGACCGGAGGGATCGCCATCGCGGGTATGTTTGCCTACATCGCCGGTTCACCGTTCGTGTTCATAAAGCTTTACGGTGTGCCGGCCGAGCACTACGGCTGGTTGTTCGGTACCAATGCGGCAGGTTTCATCCTGGTGGCGCAGATCAACGCGCGTCTGCTGGCAAAGCGTGGGCCGGCCTTCCTGCTGGTGCGTGCAGTATGGCTGTACCTGGCTGCGGGGCTGGCGTTGCTCGGAGTGGCAGCGCTGCGCCCAGCTGAACTATGGCCATTGCTGGTGCCGCTGTTCATCTGCATCGCCAGCCTGGGTTGCATCATCCCCAATGCTTCGGCGTGCGCCATGAGCGGGCAGGGCGCACGCGCCGGTAGCGCCTCGGCCTTGATGGGCTGCCTGCAATTCAGCGTCGCCGCAGGCGCGGCGGCGCTGGTCAGCCTGCTGCACGATGGCAGTGCAGTGCCTATGGCGTTGGTAATCAGCCTGTGCGGGGCGCTGGTGGTCAGTGTTGCGCTGTTGACCCGGCGCTTGCAGGCCACGCCTGCGGCTTGA
- a CDS encoding heavy-metal-associated domain-containing protein, translating into MQVFNVQGMTCGHCVKAVTRAVQDQDASAKVEVDLAGRQVRVQSALAAEQLLAAIREEGYQADVA; encoded by the coding sequence ATGCAAGTGTTCAACGTACAAGGCATGACCTGTGGCCATTGCGTCAAGGCGGTGACCCGCGCGGTACAGGACCAGGACGCGAGCGCCAAGGTCGAGGTCGATCTGGCCGGCAGGCAGGTGCGTGTGCAGAGCGCTCTGGCTGCTGAGCAGTTGCTGGCAGCGATTCGTGAAGAGGGCTACCAGGCCGACGTGGCCTGA
- a CDS encoding ArsR/SmtB family transcription factor, which translates to MNTVSSISQIAGLMADPKRSAMLWALIDGTPRPTDELAMMAGLTSSSACAHLSLLSSAGLLRLEARGRKRYFRLATPQVGAAVEALASVQLGTERGVQAKPLPMPMSTRRARRCGDHLGGELAGELYHRLVVAGWLEGSVHQMMVSEEGRAQLAGIGVYIDALAPQQQRGCVICHCNEWSDQGPHLGGSLGQALLTLFLQSGWIREAENTRALQISALGIQQINRIARVPALQVG; encoded by the coding sequence ATGAATACAGTCAGCAGTATCAGTCAGATTGCCGGCCTGATGGCCGACCCCAAGCGAAGCGCCATGTTGTGGGCGTTGATCGATGGCACGCCGCGGCCGACCGATGAGCTGGCGATGATGGCTGGGTTGACGTCCTCCTCGGCCTGCGCCCACTTGTCATTGCTGTCGTCGGCAGGCCTGCTCAGGCTTGAAGCGCGCGGTCGCAAGCGTTACTTCCGGCTGGCGACGCCACAAGTGGGGGCGGCCGTGGAAGCCTTGGCCAGCGTGCAGCTGGGTACCGAAAGGGGCGTGCAGGCCAAGCCGTTGCCAATGCCGATGTCGACGCGCCGGGCCCGTCGTTGCGGTGATCACCTGGGCGGCGAGCTGGCCGGTGAGCTCTATCATCGGTTGGTGGTAGCAGGCTGGCTGGAGGGCAGCGTGCACCAGATGATGGTCAGTGAGGAGGGCCGGGCGCAGTTGGCTGGCATCGGCGTCTATATCGATGCACTGGCGCCTCAGCAGCAGCGCGGTTGCGTGATCTGCCACTGTAATGAGTGGAGCGACCAGGGGCCTCATCTTGGCGGCAGCCTGGGGCAGGCCTTGCTCACGTTGTTCCTGCAGTCGGGATGGATACGTGAGGCGGAGAACACGCGGGCATTGCAGATATCGGCACTGGGGATTCAGCAGATCAATCGCATTGCCCGCGTTCCAGCGTTGCAAGTGGGGTAG
- a CDS encoding aspartate aminotransferase family protein: protein MNMPETAPAGIASQLKLDAHWMPYTANRNFHRDPRLIVAAEGNYLVDDKGRRIFDALSGLWTCGAGHTRKEITEAVARQLGTLDYSPAFQFGHPLSFQLAEKITALTPGDLNHVFYTNSGSECADTALKMVRAYWRLKGQATKTKIIGRARGYHGVNIAGTSLGGVNGNRKMFGQLLDVDHLPHTVLPVNAFSKGLPEEGGIALADEMLKLIELHDASNIAAVIVEPLAGSAGVLPPPKGYLKRLREICTQHNILLIFDEVITGFGRMGAMTGSEAFGVTPDLMCIAKQVTNGAIPMGAVIASSEIYQTFMNQPTPEYAVEFPHGYTYSAHPVACAAGIAALDLLQRENLVQSAAELAPHFEKLLHGVKGTKNIVDIRNYGLAGAIQIAARDGDAIVRPYEAAMKLWQAGFYVRFGGDTLQFGPTFNTQPQELDRLFDAVGEALNKID from the coding sequence ATGAACATGCCCGAAACCGCCCCTGCCGGTATCGCAAGCCAGCTCAAGCTGGATGCGCACTGGATGCCTTACACCGCCAACCGCAATTTCCATCGCGACCCACGCCTGATCGTGGCGGCCGAAGGTAATTATCTGGTCGATGACAAAGGGCGCAGGATCTTCGATGCCTTGTCGGGCCTTTGGACCTGCGGTGCCGGGCATACCCGCAAGGAAATCACCGAGGCGGTGGCGCGTCAGCTTGGAACGCTGGATTACTCGCCTGCTTTCCAATTCGGTCATCCACTTTCGTTCCAGCTGGCCGAGAAGATCACCGCGCTGACCCCTGGCGACCTGAATCACGTCTTCTATACCAACTCTGGTTCCGAGTGCGCCGATACCGCGCTGAAGATGGTCCGTGCCTACTGGCGCCTGAAGGGCCAGGCCACCAAGACCAAAATCATTGGCCGAGCTCGCGGTTACCATGGCGTGAACATCGCCGGTACCAGCCTGGGTGGCGTAAACGGCAACCGCAAGATGTTTGGCCAGCTGCTGGACGTCGACCATTTGCCGCACACTGTGCTGCCGGTCAATGCCTTCTCCAAAGGCCTGCCGGAAGAGGGCGGCATCGCCCTGGCAGATGAGATGCTCAAGCTGATCGAACTGCACGATGCTTCGAACATCGCAGCTGTGATTGTCGAGCCGCTTGCAGGTTCGGCGGGTGTTCTGCCGCCGCCTAAGGGCTACCTGAAGCGCCTGCGTGAAATCTGCACCCAGCACAATATTCTGCTGATCTTCGACGAAGTGATCACCGGCTTCGGCCGTATGGGCGCCATGACCGGGTCCGAGGCCTTTGGCGTGACCCCTGACCTGATGTGCATCGCCAAGCAGGTCACCAATGGCGCCATTCCGATGGGCGCAGTGATCGCCAGCAGCGAGATCTACCAGACCTTCATGAACCAGCCGACCCCGGAATATGCTGTGGAATTCCCCCACGGCTACACCTACTCGGCCCACCCGGTTGCCTGTGCTGCGGGTATCGCCGCGCTCGATCTGCTGCAAAGGGAAAATCTGGTGCAGTCGGCCGCCGAACTGGCACCGCACTTCGAGAAGCTGCTGCACGGCGTCAAGGGCACCAAGAACATCGTCGACATCCGCAACTACGGCTTGGCCGGCGCGATCCAGATCGCGGCCCGGGATGGCGATGCCATTGTGCGTCCGTATGAAGCCGCGATGAAGCTGTGGCAAGCCGGCTTCTACGTACGCTTCGGCGGCGATACCCTGCAGTTCGGCCCAACCTTCAACACCCAGCCGCAGGAACTGGACCGCCTGTTCGACGCGGTCGGTGAGGCGCTGAACAAGATCGACTGA
- a CDS encoding CoA-acylating methylmalonate-semialdehyde dehydrogenase — protein MSIVQHLIHGELVSKGERTADVFNPSTGQAVRKVELASRATVQEAIDSAKAAFPAWRNTPPAKRAQVMFRFKQLLEQNEARISQMISEEHGKTLEDAAGELKRGIENVEFACAAPEVLKGEYSRNVGPNIDAWSDFQPLGVVAGITPFNFPAMVPLWMYPLAIACGNAFILKPSERDPSSTLYIAQLLLEAGLPKGILNVVHGDKEAVDALIEAPEVKALSFVGSTPIAEYIYAEGTKRGKRVQALGGAKNHAVLMPDADLDNAVSALMGAAYGSCGERCMAISVAVCVGDQVADALIAKLEPQIKALKIGAGTSCGLDMGPLVTAAARDKVVGYIDEGVAAGARLVVDGRGLRVAGNEDGYFVGGTLFDKVTPEMRIYKEEIFGPVLCVVRVNSLEQAMQLINDHEYGNGTCIFTRDGEAARLFCDEIEVGMVGVNVPLPVPVAYHSFGGWKRSLFGDLHAYGPDGVRFYTRRKAITQRWPQRASHEASQFAFPSL, from the coding sequence ATGAGCATTGTTCAGCACCTGATCCACGGCGAGCTGGTTTCCAAGGGCGAGCGCACCGCCGATGTCTTCAACCCGTCCACCGGCCAGGCCGTGCGCAAGGTCGAACTGGCCAGCCGCGCGACCGTGCAGGAAGCGATCGACTCTGCCAAGGCAGCTTTCCCTGCCTGGCGCAACACCCCCCCGGCCAAGCGCGCCCAGGTGATGTTCCGTTTCAAGCAGCTGCTGGAGCAGAACGAGGCACGCATCTCGCAGATGATCAGCGAAGAGCATGGCAAGACACTGGAAGACGCTGCGGGCGAACTGAAGCGCGGTATCGAGAACGTCGAGTTCGCCTGTGCGGCACCTGAGGTGCTCAAGGGTGAATACAGCCGTAACGTCGGCCCGAACATCGACGCCTGGTCCGACTTCCAGCCGCTGGGTGTGGTCGCCGGTATTACGCCGTTCAACTTCCCGGCCATGGTTCCCCTGTGGATGTACCCGTTGGCCATCGCTTGCGGTAACGCCTTTATCCTCAAGCCGTCCGAGCGTGACCCAAGTTCCACCCTGTACATTGCCCAGTTGCTGCTGGAGGCCGGCCTGCCCAAGGGCATCCTCAACGTGGTGCACGGTGACAAGGAAGCCGTGGACGCGCTGATCGAGGCGCCGGAAGTTAAAGCGCTGAGCTTTGTGGGTTCGACCCCGATCGCCGAGTACATTTATGCCGAAGGTACCAAGCGCGGCAAGCGCGTCCAGGCACTGGGCGGGGCGAAGAACCATGCAGTGCTGATGCCCGATGCCGACCTGGACAACGCGGTCAGCGCACTGATGGGCGCGGCCTACGGTTCGTGCGGCGAGCGTTGCATGGCTATTTCGGTGGCGGTGTGTGTGGGCGACCAGGTTGCCGATGCGCTGATCGCCAAGCTGGAGCCGCAGATCAAGGCGCTGAAGATCGGTGCTGGCACCTCTTGTGGCCTGGACATGGGGCCGCTGGTGACTGCCGCAGCCCGTGACAAGGTAGTGGGCTACATCGATGAAGGTGTTGCTGCTGGCGCCAGGCTGGTGGTGGATGGCCGTGGTTTGCGTGTGGCGGGTAATGAAGATGGCTACTTCGTGGGCGGCACTCTGTTCGACAAGGTGACGCCAGAAATGCGCATCTATAAAGAAGAGATTTTCGGCCCAGTGCTGTGCGTGGTGCGCGTGAACAGCCTGGAGCAGGCCATGCAACTGATCAACGATCACGAGTATGGTAACGGGACCTGCATCTTCACCCGTGATGGTGAAGCGGCACGCCTGTTCTGTGATGAGATCGAAGTGGGTATGGTTGGCGTGAACGTGCCGCTGCCGGTGCCGGTGGCCTACCACAGCTTTGGCGGCTGGAAGCGCTCGCTGTTTGGCGACCTGCATGCTTATGGGCCGGATGGCGTACGCTTCTATACCCGTCGCAAGGCGATTACCCAGCGGTGGCCGCAACGTGCGAGCCACGAGGCGTCGCAATTTGCCTTCCCTAGCCTTTAA
- a CDS encoding adenosine deaminase, translating into MYEWLNALPKAELHLHLEGSLEPELLFALAERNKIALPWNDVEALRSAYAFNNLQEFLDLYYQGADVLRSEQDFYDLTWAYLLRCKAQNVIHTEPFFDPQTHTDRGIPFEVVLNGINQALKDGREQLGISSGLILSFLRHLSEEEAQKTLDQALPFRDAFIAVGLDSSEKGHPPSKFQRVFDRARSEGFVAVAHAGEEGPPEYIWEALDLLKIKRIDHGVRAIEDERLMQRIIDEQIPLTVCPLSNTKLCVFDHMSQHNILDMLERGVKVTVNSDDPAYFGGYVTENFHALHTHLGMTEDQARRLAQNSLDARLV; encoded by the coding sequence ATGTATGAATGGTTGAACGCCCTGCCCAAGGCTGAACTGCACCTGCACCTGGAAGGCTCACTGGAGCCGGAGTTGCTGTTCGCCCTGGCCGAGCGCAACAAGATCGCCCTGCCCTGGAACGACGTCGAAGCCCTGCGTAGCGCTTACGCCTTCAACAATTTGCAGGAATTCCTCGACCTGTATTACCAGGGTGCAGACGTGCTGCGCAGCGAGCAGGACTTCTATGACCTGACCTGGGCCTACCTGCTGCGCTGCAAGGCGCAGAACGTCATCCACACCGAGCCGTTCTTCGACCCGCAGACCCACACCGACCGCGGCATCCCGTTCGAGGTAGTGCTCAATGGTATCAACCAGGCACTCAAGGATGGTCGCGAGCAACTGGGTATCAGCAGCGGCCTCATCCTCAGCTTCCTGCGCCACCTGAGCGAAGAAGAAGCACAGAAAACCTTGGACCAGGCCCTACCGTTCCGCGACGCGTTCATCGCGGTCGGCCTGGACAGCTCCGAAAAAGGCCACCCGCCGAGCAAGTTCCAGCGCGTCTTCGACCGAGCTCGCAGCGAAGGCTTCGTCGCCGTGGCCCACGCTGGCGAGGAAGGCCCACCCGAATACATCTGGGAAGCCCTCGACCTGCTGAAGATCAAGCGCATCGACCATGGCGTGCGCGCCATAGAAGACGAACGCCTGATGCAACGCATCATCGACGAGCAGATCCCACTCACCGTGTGCCCGTTGTCCAATACCAAACTCTGTGTGTTCGATCACATGAGCCAGCACAACATCCTCGACATGCTCGAGCGCGGCGTGAAGGTGACCGTGAACTCGGATGACCCCGCTTACTTCGGCGGGTATGTCACCGAAAACTTCCACGCCTTGCACACCCACCTGGGCATGACTGAAGACCAGGCCCGCCGCCTCGCGCAGAACAGCCTGGACGCACGCTTGGTGTGA
- a CDS encoding SDR family oxidoreductase, with the protein MTTSRTALIIGASRGLGLGLVQRLHEDGWNITATVRDPQKPSALDNVPGVRVEQLEMNDTAQLDGLKESLQGEVFDLVFINAGVMGPLPQDPETVQRNEIGDLFMTNAVAPIRVARRLAGQVREGSGVLAFMSSILGSVTIPDGGEICLYKASKAALNSMINSLVVDLQRPDLCVLAMHPGWVKTDMGGENAEIDVLTSTRGMLEQIKAQSGNGGLRFINYKGESLVW; encoded by the coding sequence ATGACGACTTCACGAACTGCCCTCATCATCGGTGCCTCCCGCGGGCTTGGCCTTGGCCTGGTGCAGCGCCTTCACGAAGACGGCTGGAACATCACGGCCACGGTGCGTGACCCGCAAAAACCCAGCGCTCTTGATAACGTGCCAGGGGTACGCGTCGAACAGCTGGAAATGAACGACACCGCACAGCTCGATGGCCTGAAGGAGAGCCTGCAAGGCGAGGTGTTCGACCTGGTGTTCATCAATGCCGGCGTCATGGGGCCGCTACCGCAGGACCCGGAAACCGTACAGCGCAATGAAATCGGCGACCTGTTCATGACCAACGCCGTGGCGCCGATCCGCGTTGCCCGGCGCCTTGCCGGCCAAGTGCGTGAAGGCTCGGGCGTGTTAGCGTTCATGAGCTCGATCCTGGGTAGCGTGACCATCCCCGACGGTGGCGAGATTTGCCTGTACAAGGCGAGCAAGGCTGCGCTGAACTCGATGATCAACAGCCTCGTGGTCGACCTGCAGCGGCCTGACCTTTGCGTATTGGCCATGCACCCGGGTTGGGTCAAGACCGACATGGGCGGCGAGAACGCCGAAATCGACGTGCTCACCAGTACCCGGGGCATGCTCGAACAGATCAAGGCGCAAAGTGGCAACGGCGGGCTGCGCTTCATCAACTACAAAGGCGAATCGCTCGTCTGGTGA